A section of the Citrus sinensis cultivar Valencia sweet orange chromosome 8, DVS_A1.0, whole genome shotgun sequence genome encodes:
- the LOC127899372 gene encoding uncharacterized protein LOC127899372 — MVGCLVGKVMLAKGVNKEGLKAVLQQVWRTFKKVKIESVGNNIFMFKFIEEADKNRVIKGGPWHSDRALIVLAEPRGIGEVAKQSFTHTSFWVKILNVPIACMDKDFLWDLGGKIGSVEEVETDGNGDCIGEYARIRVLINITQPLERILFLKQECETDIPMPVVYERLPDFCYCCGIIGHQYKECDKYQDQPQEDLPYGSWMKAITVGGFTKRYQNKGRWNYGVGKSNEKSASSENHSFQQQQGQNQANPIGANGSVQNEKEMGQTMEHAKNDVI, encoded by the coding sequence aTGGTAGGCTGCTTAGTGGGCAAAGTAATGCTCGCAAAGGGAGTAAATAAAGAGGGCCTTAAGGCTGTGTTACAGCAGGTGTGGAGGACTTTCAAAAAAGTCAAAATCGAAAGCGTGGGAAACAACATCTTCAtgttcaaatttattgaaGAAGCAGACAAAAATAGAGTGATAAAAGGGGGACCATGGCACTCCGACAGGGCATTGATTGTACTCGCTGAGCCAAGGGGGATTGGGGAAGTCGCAAAACAATCTTTTACTCATACATCCTTTTGGGTGAAGATTCTTAATGTTCCAATAGCGTGTATGGATAAAGATTTTCTCTGGGACTTGGGCGGGAAGATTGGATCAGTAGAGGAGGTTGAAACTGATGGTAATGGAGATTGTATTGGGGAATATGCCAGAATAAgagttttaattaatataacacAGCCGCTAGAGAGGATTCTATTTCTAAAGCAAGAATGTGAAACTGATATCCCAATGCCGGTGGTTTATGAACGCTTGCCggatttttgttattgttgtgGAATTATTGGACATCAATACAAAGAGTGTGACAAGTACCAAGACCAACCACAAGAAGATCTACCATATGGGAGTTGGATGAAAGCGATTACGGTAGGGGGCTTTACCAAGAGGTATCAGAACAAGGGAAGGTGGAACTATGGGGTTGGAAAATCGAATGAAAAATCAGCAAGCTCAGAAAATCACAGCTTCCAGCAACAGCAAGGGCAAAACCAAGCAAACCCGATAGGGGCAAACGGGTCGGTACAAAATGAGAAGGAAATGGGACAAACCATGGAGCATGCTAAGAATGATGTGATATGA